In Gemmatimonadaceae bacterium, one DNA window encodes the following:
- the asnS gene encoding asparagine--tRNA ligase, which translates to MSSTPEPIRISDLPTLVGQTTSVSGWVTHTRSSGKVAFVTMRDGTGLLQCVVVKPQVSAETWEAFQSLTLECSLRVTGEVKADARAPGGVELGVAELQLIGSSALDYPIQPKEHGVDFLLDNRHFWLRTPRQVAIMRIRNEIEQAIHDFFYARGFLRTDTPILTAAIGERSGLFATEYFDEGNAYLAQTGQLYGEALAAAFGKVYTFGPTFRAEKSKTRRHLTEFWMIEPEVAFYDTHDNMRLQEDFVSFLVQRVVERQLPALKELERDVSKLEKIKAPFPRIDYSDAVKTLQGKGSAVQWGDDLGAEDEALLVADYETPIFICNYPKEAKAFYMKENPADPRTVLCDDMLAPEGYGEIIGGSQREDDHDKLLQRIHEEKLPVEAYSWYLDLRKYGTFVHSGFGLGLERTVAWICGTPHIRECIAFPRMMTRLHP; encoded by the coding sequence ATGTCTAGCACGCCCGAACCCATTCGCATCTCCGACCTTCCGACCCTTGTCGGCCAGACCACCAGTGTCAGCGGCTGGGTGACGCACACCAGATCCTCCGGCAAGGTCGCCTTTGTGACGATGCGCGACGGTACGGGCCTGCTGCAGTGCGTCGTCGTGAAGCCGCAGGTGAGCGCCGAGACCTGGGAGGCGTTCCAGTCGCTGACGCTCGAGTGTTCGCTGCGCGTGACCGGTGAGGTCAAGGCGGACGCGCGCGCGCCGGGTGGCGTGGAGCTCGGGGTTGCCGAGCTGCAGCTGATTGGGTCGAGCGCGCTCGACTACCCGATTCAGCCCAAGGAACACGGCGTCGACTTCCTGCTCGACAATCGCCACTTCTGGCTGCGCACGCCGCGCCAGGTGGCGATCATGCGCATCCGCAACGAGATCGAGCAGGCCATCCACGACTTCTTCTACGCGCGCGGCTTCCTGCGCACCGACACGCCGATCCTCACGGCGGCGATCGGTGAACGCTCTGGGCTCTTTGCCACGGAATACTTCGACGAAGGCAACGCCTACCTCGCACAGACCGGTCAGCTCTATGGTGAGGCGCTGGCGGCGGCCTTCGGCAAGGTCTACACCTTCGGCCCGACCTTCCGCGCGGAGAAGTCCAAGACGCGGCGCCATCTCACCGAGTTCTGGATGATCGAACCCGAGGTGGCCTTCTACGACACACACGACAACATGCGGCTGCAGGAGGACTTCGTGTCCTTCCTCGTGCAGCGCGTGGTGGAGCGGCAGCTGCCCGCCCTCAAGGAGCTCGAGCGCGACGTCTCCAAGCTGGAGAAGATCAAGGCGCCGTTCCCTCGCATCGATTACTCCGATGCGGTGAAGACCCTGCAGGGCAAGGGCAGCGCCGTCCAGTGGGGCGACGACCTCGGCGCCGAGGATGAAGCGCTGCTGGTTGCCGACTACGAGACGCCGATCTTCATCTGCAACTATCCGAAGGAAGCCAAGGCCTTCTATATGAAGGAGAACCCGGCTGACCCGCGGACCGTGCTCTGCGACGACATGCTGGCGCCCGAGGGCTACGGCGAGATCATCGGCGGCTCGCAGCGCGAAGACGACCACGACAAGCTCCTGCAGCGCATCCACGAGGAGAAGCTGCCGGTGGAGGCGTACTCGTGGTATCTCGACCTTCGGAAGTACGGGACCTTCGTGCACTCAGGCTTTGGTCTGGGCCTCGAGCGCACGGTGGCTTGGATCTGCGGCACGCCGCACATCCGCGAGTGCATCGCCTTCCCGCGGATGATGACCCGCCTGCATCCGTGA
- the deoC gene encoding deoxyribose-phosphate aldolase has translation MTRNAGQPLDLDVVRAIRVNKSAAERRAATIPTRRTVKKQWQAAWLLKAITLMDLTTLSGDDTAGNVRRLCAKARRPLRDDLVDALGANDLGITVGAVCVYHQWVETAVAALDGSGIPVAAVSTGFPAGLSPFKQRLAEIGESVKAGAQEIDIVITRRHVLTGDWQALYDEVKAFREACGDAHLKAILATGELATLTNVARASWVAMQAGADFIKTSTGKEGVNATLPFSLVMVRQIREYERASGFKVGYKPAGGIRTAKQSLDYLLLMKEELGERWLQPDLFRFGASSLLTDIERQLEHFVTGRYAAAHRHPMP, from the coding sequence CTGACGCGCAACGCGGGCCAGCCGCTCGACCTCGACGTCGTGCGTGCCATCCGCGTGAACAAGAGCGCGGCCGAACGCCGTGCGGCCACGATCCCGACGCGCCGCACGGTGAAGAAGCAGTGGCAGGCGGCGTGGCTGCTCAAGGCCATCACGCTGATGGATCTCACGACGCTCTCCGGTGACGATACCGCCGGCAACGTGCGCCGCCTCTGCGCCAAGGCGCGGCGCCCGCTGCGCGACGATCTGGTCGACGCGCTGGGCGCGAACGACCTGGGCATCACCGTCGGGGCAGTCTGCGTCTATCACCAGTGGGTGGAGACGGCGGTGGCGGCTCTCGACGGGTCGGGCATTCCCGTCGCCGCGGTGAGTACGGGTTTCCCGGCCGGGCTCTCGCCGTTCAAGCAGCGGCTGGCGGAGATTGGCGAGAGCGTGAAGGCCGGCGCGCAGGAGATCGACATCGTCATCACGCGTCGCCACGTGCTCACGGGTGATTGGCAGGCGCTGTACGACGAGGTGAAGGCCTTCCGCGAGGCCTGCGGCGACGCGCACCTCAAGGCCATTCTCGCCACGGGCGAGCTGGCCACGCTGACCAACGTGGCGCGCGCCAGTTGGGTGGCGATGCAGGCGGGCGCCGACTTCATCAAGACCAGCACTGGCAAGGAAGGGGTCAACGCGACATTGCCCTTCTCGCTGGTAATGGTGCGGCAGATCCGCGAGTACGAGCGCGCCAGCGGCTTCAAGGTCGGCTACAAGCCCGCCGGTGGGATCCGCACCGCCAAGCAGTCGCTCGACTACCTGCTGCTGATGAAGGAAGAGCTGGGCGAGCGCTGGCTGCAGCCCGACCTGTTTCGTTTTGGCGCGTCAAGCTTGCTGACTGACATCGAGCGCCAGCTCGAACACTTCGTGACGGGCCGCTATGCCGCGGCGCACCGTCATCCGATGCCTTGA
- a CDS encoding aldehyde dehydrogenase family protein, which yields MASVAEIFRTMDYGPAPESAAEARAWLKRHESRFGHFVNGAFTKVGATFDVIDPSSTDKLAKVTQGTTKDVDAAVAAARKAQPKWAKLSGHARARHLYALARMVQKHSRLLAVVESMDNGKSIRETRDLDIPLVARHFYHHAGWAQLMESEFVGYGPVGVVGQIIPWNFPLLMLAWKVAPALAAGNTVVLKPAEFTPLSALLFAELAHEAGLPAGVLNILTGDGKTGAALVEHKGVDKIAFTGSTEVGKIIRRATAGSGKKLSLELGGKSPFIVYEDADLDAVVEGVVDAIWFNQGQVCCAGSRLLVQEGIHDRLIEKIRARMEKLRVGNPLDKAVDMGAIVAPEQLERITKLVKQGKDEGATMWQPSWSVPKNGCFYPPTLFTNVEPASTIAQVEIFGPVLVAMTFRTPEESVALANNTPYGLAASVWSENINLALDIAPKLKAGVVWINATNLFDAAAGFGGYRESGYGREGGREGMYEYCSRKSSVVSRKGTAVSARSKAVLSQLTTHDSQLPSVDRTPKLFIGGKQARPDSGYSRVIVGPKGQRVGEVGEGNRKDIRNAVEAAQAAAKSWSKATAHLRAQILYFIGENLDARAEEFATRLRAMTGSTAAQARAEVQASVARLFSYGAWADKWDGAVHSVPIRGVALQMNEPIGVVAVAAPDESPLLGFISAVAPLVATGNAVVAVPSAPHPLSATDLYTVFESSDLPGGVVNIVTGDKDPLAKTLAEHDDVEGIWYWGAREGVKAVELASASNMKRTWCHAGVVDWSSAEHGEGREFLREATQVKNIWIPYGE from the coding sequence ATGGCAAGCGTAGCAGAGATCTTCCGCACGATGGACTACGGCCCCGCGCCCGAAAGCGCTGCCGAAGCGCGCGCCTGGCTGAAGCGCCACGAGTCGCGCTTCGGGCACTTCGTGAACGGCGCCTTCACCAAGGTCGGCGCGACTTTCGACGTGATCGACCCGAGCAGCACCGACAAGCTGGCCAAGGTCACGCAGGGCACGACCAAGGACGTCGACGCCGCCGTGGCCGCGGCGCGCAAGGCGCAGCCAAAGTGGGCGAAGCTCTCCGGGCACGCGCGCGCGCGGCATCTCTACGCGCTCGCCCGTATGGTGCAGAAGCATTCGCGTCTGCTGGCCGTCGTGGAGTCGATGGACAACGGCAAGAGCATCCGCGAGACCCGCGACCTCGACATCCCGCTCGTCGCCCGACACTTCTACCATCACGCTGGCTGGGCGCAGCTGATGGAGTCGGAGTTCGTCGGCTACGGTCCCGTGGGCGTAGTGGGACAGATCATCCCCTGGAACTTCCCGCTGCTGATGCTGGCGTGGAAGGTCGCGCCGGCGCTGGCCGCGGGGAACACGGTGGTGCTCAAGCCCGCCGAGTTCACGCCGCTTTCCGCGCTGCTGTTCGCCGAGTTGGCCCACGAGGCCGGGTTGCCGGCCGGCGTGCTCAACATCCTCACGGGCGACGGCAAGACCGGCGCGGCGTTGGTGGAGCACAAGGGCGTCGACAAGATCGCCTTCACGGGCAGCACCGAGGTGGGCAAGATCATCCGTCGTGCGACGGCGGGCAGCGGCAAGAAGCTCTCGCTCGAACTCGGCGGGAAGTCGCCGTTCATCGTCTACGAGGATGCCGACCTCGACGCCGTGGTCGAGGGCGTCGTGGATGCCATCTGGTTCAATCAGGGACAGGTCTGTTGCGCGGGTTCGCGCTTGCTCGTGCAGGAAGGCATCCACGACCGCTTGATCGAGAAGATTCGCGCGCGGATGGAGAAGCTCCGCGTCGGCAATCCGCTCGACAAGGCGGTGGATATGGGGGCCATCGTCGCGCCCGAACAGTTGGAGCGCATCACCAAGCTGGTGAAGCAGGGGAAGGACGAGGGCGCCACGATGTGGCAGCCGAGTTGGAGCGTGCCCAAGAACGGTTGTTTCTATCCGCCGACGCTGTTCACCAACGTCGAGCCGGCGAGCACGATCGCGCAGGTCGAGATCTTCGGCCCTGTGCTGGTGGCGATGACGTTCCGCACGCCCGAGGAGTCGGTCGCGCTCGCGAACAACACGCCCTATGGCCTGGCCGCCAGCGTGTGGAGCGAGAACATCAACCTCGCACTGGACATTGCGCCGAAGCTCAAGGCGGGCGTTGTGTGGATCAACGCGACGAATCTCTTCGATGCGGCGGCGGGCTTCGGCGGCTACCGCGAGTCGGGGTACGGGCGCGAGGGTGGACGGGAAGGGATGTATGAGTACTGCAGTCGTAAGTCATCAGTTGTGAGTCGTAAGGGAACGGCAGTATCGGCGCGTTCGAAGGCTGTACTCTCACAACTCACGACTCACGACTCACAACTGCCGTCCGTCGACCGCACCCCGAAGCTCTTCATCGGCGGCAAGCAGGCGCGGCCGGACTCCGGGTACTCGCGCGTCATCGTCGGCCCCAAGGGTCAGCGCGTGGGCGAGGTCGGCGAGGGCAATCGCAAGGACATCCGCAACGCCGTCGAGGCGGCGCAGGCGGCCGCCAAGTCGTGGAGCAAGGCGACGGCGCATCTGCGCGCGCAGATCCTCTATTTCATCGGCGAGAACCTCGATGCGCGAGCTGAGGAGTTTGCCACGCGTCTTCGTGCAATGACCGGTTCGACTGCGGCGCAGGCGCGCGCCGAGGTGCAGGCCAGCGTCGCGCGGCTGTTCAGCTACGGCGCATGGGCCGACAAGTGGGATGGCGCCGTGCACAGCGTGCCCATCCGCGGCGTCGCGCTGCAGATGAACGAACCGATCGGCGTGGTGGCCGTCGCCGCACCCGACGAGTCGCCACTGCTCGGGTTCATCTCCGCTGTCGCGCCGCTCGTTGCCACCGGCAATGCCGTGGTGGCCGTGCCAAGTGCGCCGCATCCGCTGAGCGCGACGGACCTCTACACGGTCTTCGAGAGCAGCGATCTGCCCGGCGGCGTGGTGAACATCGTCACGGGTGACAAGGACCCGCTGGCCAAGACGCTGGCGGAGCACGACGACGTCGAAGGGATCTGGTACTGGGGCGCGCGCGAGGGCGTGAAGGCCGTCGAGCTGGCGAGCGCAAGCAATATGAAGCGCACCTGGTGCCACGCGGGCGTTGTGGACTGGTCGTCAGCCGAGCACGGAGAGGGCCGCGAGTTCCTGCGCGAGGCCACGCAGGTAAAGAACATCTGGATTCCGTATGGCGAGTAA
- a CDS encoding queuine tRNA-ribosyltransferase: MPSEVASLPHFGFATADETGAARCGWFNTPHGVVETPAFMPVGTHATIKGLSVQEVEATGAQMVLANAYHLYLRPGDAAVRALGGLHAFARWKGPMLTDSGGFQVFSLAQHRTVRERGIEFRSHLDGSLHDYTPESVMRIERNLGADVIMQLDELIEGKSDEAASRSAMERSLRWLERCREEFERLGREGRAPLDSIALPPGAPALFGNLDLERVAPPQALFPIVQGGIHPELRRASVRGIRQAGDWHGIAIGGLSVGEAKPDMYATIEVCDPELPRDKPRYLMGVGFPDDLVESVARGVDLFDCVVPTRMGRHGTAFTPDGTVQIKRADHRFDKRPLVEGCDCYSCTHYDRAYLRHLFNAEEMLGLRLLSLHNVHYLVGLMRRARLELAAGRFPAWAAEYLARYRARGK, encoded by the coding sequence GTGCCCAGCGAAGTCGCCTCGCTTCCCCACTTCGGCTTCGCGACCGCCGACGAGACCGGCGCCGCGCGCTGCGGCTGGTTCAACACGCCGCACGGCGTCGTGGAAACCCCGGCCTTCATGCCGGTCGGCACGCACGCGACCATCAAGGGACTGAGTGTGCAGGAGGTGGAGGCCACCGGCGCCCAGATGGTGCTGGCGAACGCCTATCACCTCTACCTGAGGCCCGGCGACGCCGCCGTGCGCGCACTCGGTGGGCTGCACGCCTTCGCACGCTGGAAGGGGCCGATGCTCACGGACTCCGGGGGTTTCCAGGTTTTCTCGCTGGCCCAGCATCGCACGGTGCGCGAGCGCGGCATCGAGTTCCGCTCACACCTCGACGGCTCGCTGCACGACTACACGCCCGAGTCCGTGATGCGCATCGAGCGCAACCTCGGCGCCGACGTGATCATGCAGCTGGACGAGCTGATCGAAGGCAAGTCGGACGAGGCGGCCTCGCGCAGCGCGATGGAGCGCTCGCTGCGCTGGCTGGAGCGCTGCCGCGAGGAGTTCGAGCGGCTCGGGCGCGAGGGTCGCGCGCCGTTGGATTCGATCGCCTTGCCGCCGGGCGCCCCTGCCCTGTTCGGCAACCTGGACCTCGAGCGCGTGGCGCCGCCGCAGGCGCTGTTCCCGATCGTCCAGGGCGGCATCCATCCGGAGCTGCGGCGCGCGAGCGTGCGCGGCATCCGGCAGGCCGGCGACTGGCACGGCATCGCGATCGGCGGACTCAGCGTCGGCGAAGCGAAGCCGGACATGTACGCCACGATTGAGGTCTGCGATCCCGAACTGCCGCGCGACAAACCGCGGTACCTGATGGGCGTGGGCTTCCCGGATGACTTGGTGGAGAGCGTGGCGCGCGGCGTGGACCTGTTCGACTGCGTCGTCCCGACGCGGATGGGTCGGCACGGCACGGCGTTCACGCCCGATGGCACGGTGCAGATCAAGCGTGCGGACCATCGCTTCGACAAGCGGCCGTTGGTGGAGGGCTGCGACTGCTACTCGTGCACGCACTATGACCGGGCCTACCTCAGGCATCTCTTCAATGCGGAAGAGATGCTGGGGCTGCGGCTGCTCTCCTTGCACAACGTGCACTATCTGGTTGGCTTGATGCGACGGGCGCGGCTCGAGTTGGCGGCCGGACGATTCCCGGCTTGGGCGGCCGAGTATCTCGCGCGGTACCGGGCGCGGGGGAAGTGA
- the mazG gene encoding nucleoside triphosphate pyrophosphohydrolase — MQDKATLEDALAIMRDLRARDAWDRAQTHESLRPYLNEEMHELDDALREGDDAAMCGELGDVLLQVLFHAVIAEERGAFGPEQVAGSLVGKMTRRHPWLYGNEKERTPWEQMKAQTRRSLAEGLPSGLPALHRAHRLQERAAGVGFDWPDTDGPMQKVAEELEEVRAQIAVDGAEFDTHGVPSGDPQHGKLSEELGDLLFAVVNLCRKAGVHPSLALDGANAKFQRRFEQIEQLAAVRGIDVRSAGLEALDALWDEVKRGEAGA; from the coding sequence ATGCAAGACAAAGCCACGCTTGAGGATGCCCTCGCGATCATGCGCGACCTGCGCGCGCGCGACGCCTGGGATCGCGCGCAGACGCACGAGTCGCTGCGGCCCTACCTGAACGAGGAAATGCACGAGCTGGACGACGCCCTGCGCGAGGGTGACGACGCGGCGATGTGCGGCGAGCTGGGCGACGTGCTGCTGCAGGTGCTGTTCCACGCGGTGATCGCCGAGGAGCGCGGGGCCTTCGGTCCGGAACAGGTGGCCGGCTCGCTGGTCGGGAAGATGACGCGACGCCATCCCTGGCTGTACGGCAACGAGAAGGAGCGCACGCCGTGGGAGCAGATGAAGGCGCAGACGCGGCGTTCATTGGCGGAGGGATTGCCGAGCGGCCTGCCCGCCCTGCACCGAGCGCATCGCCTGCAGGAACGCGCCGCCGGGGTCGGCTTTGACTGGCCGGACACCGACGGGCCGATGCAGAAGGTGGCCGAGGAGCTGGAGGAGGTGCGCGCACAGATCGCCGTGGACGGCGCGGAGTTCGACACGCACGGCGTGCCGAGCGGCGATCCACAACACGGCAAGCTCTCGGAGGAGCTGGGCGACCTATTGTTTGCGGTGGTGAATCTGTGCCGGAAGGCGGGGGTGCATCCCTCGTTGGCGCTGGACGGCGCAAATGCGAAGTTCCAGCGCCGCTTCGAGCAGATCGAGCAGTTGGCGGCGGTCCGCGGCATCGACGTGCGCTCGGCGGGACTCGAGGCGCTGGACGCGCTCTGGGACGAAGTGAAGCGGGGCGAGGCCGGCGCGTGA
- the alr gene encoding alanine racemase — translation MPTQSSPDALPRAWVEVDLDAVVRNAKALANCARVPLIPMVKADAYGLGAVRVAQALESLHPLAYGVSSIVEGEELRRAGITRPVLVFTPTLPSDLARLRSAALVPTLASREGIATWAALGGGDWHLAIDTGMHRAGIGWRDVGTLAAELQQCPPSGAFTHFHSAELDDGSLEAQEQRFREALSALPALPPLLHADNSAAIVRRSPSPWQAVRPGVFLYGVGSGNGAALQPEPVAHLRARVVETRSLRRGETVSYDATWTAAQDSIIATVGVGYGDGYRRSLGNVGEALVSGGAGRARRAPVAGTVTMDMLMLDVTGLDVAAGDVVTLLGRHEDQLLTAEDVAARADLSPYELLTGLRQRLLRLYTERR, via the coding sequence ATGCCCACGCAATCTAGTCCGGACGCGTTGCCCCGTGCCTGGGTCGAGGTGGACCTCGACGCCGTCGTCCGGAACGCGAAGGCCCTCGCGAATTGCGCGCGCGTCCCCTTGATCCCGATGGTGAAGGCCGACGCCTACGGGCTGGGTGCCGTCCGCGTGGCCCAAGCGTTGGAATCGCTCCACCCGTTGGCCTACGGCGTGTCGTCAATTGTTGAGGGCGAGGAACTCCGGCGCGCCGGCATCACGCGGCCCGTGCTGGTCTTCACGCCCACGCTGCCCAGCGACCTCGCGCGGCTGCGCTCGGCGGCGCTGGTCCCCACGCTGGCGAGCCGCGAGGGCATTGCGACCTGGGCGGCCCTCGGTGGGGGCGACTGGCATCTCGCGATCGACACGGGGATGCATCGCGCGGGCATCGGCTGGCGGGACGTCGGCACGCTCGCCGCTGAGCTGCAGCAGTGCCCGCCCAGCGGAGCATTCACGCACTTTCACTCCGCCGAGCTCGACGATGGCTCGCTCGAGGCGCAGGAGCAGCGCTTCCGCGAGGCGCTGAGCGCGCTGCCGGCCCTGCCGCCGCTGCTTCACGCAGATAACAGCGCGGCCATCGTGCGACGCTCGCCGTCGCCCTGGCAGGCGGTGCGACCCGGCGTGTTCCTCTACGGCGTGGGCAGCGGCAATGGCGCCGCCCTCCAGCCCGAGCCAGTGGCACATCTGCGGGCGCGCGTGGTCGAGACCCGCAGCCTCCGCCGCGGCGAGACCGTCAGCTACGACGCGACGTGGACGGCCGCGCAGGACAGCATCATCGCGACGGTCGGCGTTGGCTACGGCGATGGCTATCGCCGATCGCTCGGCAACGTGGGAGAAGCCTTGGTGTCAGGAGGCGCGGGCCGGGCGAGACGCGCACCCGTGGCGGGCACCGTGACGATGGACATGCTGATGCTCGATGTCACGGGACTCGACGTCGCAGCAGGAGATGTCGTGACCTTGCTCGGCCGCCACGAGGATCAGTTGCTGACCGCCGAGGACGTCGCGGCGCGCGCGGATCTCTCGCCGTACGAGCTGCTGACGGGTCTGCGCCAGCGCCTGCTGCGCCTCTACACGGAGCGTCGTTGA
- a CDS encoding phosphopentomutase: MTHRAVILVLDGVGIGAAHDVAAYGDEGSDTLGNLARAVGGLQLPNLARLGLGRIRSLEGVAADPAPQGAWGLLQPRSAGKDSTTGHWEIAGVHLAQPFPTYPQGFPADVIDEFSRRTGRPVIGNVVGSGTAIIDRYADEHRQRGAWIVYTSADSVFQVAAHEETIPLDELYAACETARAMLVAPHDVSRVIARPFVGTPGAWRRTANRRDFSIAPPEETLLDALQAAGIPRSGVGKVDDLFARRGLEGGHTTNNAEGVSKLLDWLRGGPNGLLFANLVDFDQAFGHRNDVPGFHQALREFDAALPDIIAALREDDLLFITADHGNDPTTPSTDHARENVPLLVAGPRVQPVDLGQRETFSDLGATVAEWLGIGFRGRGQSFLTTIVP, encoded by the coding sequence ATGACCCATCGCGCTGTGATCCTCGTGCTGGATGGCGTCGGCATCGGTGCCGCGCACGACGTGGCGGCCTACGGTGACGAGGGCTCCGACACGCTGGGCAACCTCGCGCGGGCCGTCGGCGGGCTGCAGCTGCCGAACCTCGCGCGCCTCGGACTCGGGCGCATCCGGTCGTTGGAGGGCGTCGCGGCGGATCCCGCACCGCAGGGCGCCTGGGGCCTGCTCCAGCCGCGTTCCGCGGGCAAGGATAGCACGACCGGGCACTGGGAAATCGCGGGCGTACATCTCGCGCAACCGTTTCCAACGTACCCGCAGGGCTTCCCGGCCGACGTGATCGACGAGTTCTCGCGCCGCACGGGGCGTCCAGTCATCGGCAACGTCGTGGGGAGCGGTACGGCGATCATCGATCGCTACGCCGATGAGCATCGGCAGCGCGGCGCGTGGATCGTCTATACCTCGGCCGATTCGGTCTTCCAGGTGGCGGCGCACGAGGAGACCATCCCGCTCGACGAGCTCTACGCCGCCTGCGAGACGGCGCGGGCCATGCTTGTGGCGCCCCACGACGTCTCGCGGGTGATCGCCAGGCCATTCGTGGGGACGCCCGGCGCGTGGCGACGCACGGCCAACCGTCGCGACTTCTCCATCGCCCCGCCCGAGGAGACGCTGCTCGACGCCCTACAGGCGGCCGGAATTCCACGCAGCGGGGTGGGGAAGGTGGACGACCTGTTCGCCCGCCGAGGCCTCGAGGGCGGGCACACAACCAACAACGCCGAGGGTGTGTCGAAACTCCTGGATTGGCTGCGTGGGGGCCCCAATGGGTTGTTGTTCGCCAACCTTGTAGATTTCGACCAAGCCTTTGGGCACCGGAACGACGTTCCGGGGTTCCATCAGGCGCTGCGTGAGTTCGATGCGGCGCTCCCTGACATCATTGCCGCCCTCCGCGAGGACGACCTGCTGTTCATCACTGCCGACCACGGCAACGATCCAACGACGCCATCGACTGACCACGCCCGGGAGAACGTCCCGCTGCTCGTGGCCGGTCCGCGTGTGCAGCCGGTGGATCTTGGGCAGCGGGAGACGTTTTCCGACCTTGGCGCGACGGTGGCCGAGTGGCTGGGCATCGGGTTTCGGGGCCGTGGGCAGTCGTTCCTGACGACGATCGTCCCGTGA
- the cdd gene encoding cytidine deaminase yields the protein MSTAASTREQELTARARQAQARAYAPYSKFTVGAALLCADGSIVEGCNVENASYPAGTCAERVALGAAVVAGQREFAAIAIATDASVATPPCGICRQALAEFQPALPVVAIDREGRVTRWTLAELLPTPFTPSSLHS from the coding sequence GTGAGCACCGCTGCCTCGACCCGCGAGCAGGAGCTCACGGCGCGCGCGCGCCAGGCGCAGGCCCGCGCCTATGCGCCGTACTCGAAGTTCACTGTTGGCGCGGCCTTGCTCTGTGCCGACGGCAGCATCGTCGAGGGTTGCAACGTCGAGAACGCGTCCTATCCGGCCGGCACCTGCGCTGAACGTGTGGCGCTTGGCGCGGCGGTCGTCGCAGGTCAGCGTGAGTTCGCTGCCATCGCCATCGCCACCGACGCCTCGGTGGCCACACCTCCCTGCGGCATTTGCCGCCAGGCGCTGGCGGAGTTCCAGCCGGCGCTTCCTGTCGTCGCCATCGATCGCGAGGGGCGCGTGACGCGCTGGACGCTCGCCGAGTTGTTGCCGACACCTTTCACGCCTTCATCGCTCCACTCGTGA
- a CDS encoding hybrid sensor histidine kinase/response regulator, translated as MPMRGAAAGQPRILVADDVEANVELLRDQLAPLGCEILQAGDGPAAVELATRERPDLCILDVSMPAGDLGVDARETGFEVCRRLKRDPRTARIPVIFVSALNDASDRIKAIESGGDDFLVKPHNRHVLGARVRSLLQLKGATDALEESLRRLREMQKARDDITRMVVHDLKTPLTSMLATLEMLRDGDFGAVEERVGRALSDVEGKGEDLLALIQDLLDVSRVDEQPLALHPEPIAPAALVAELMFDWSLRFRQEQTEAATEVADDAPVFHADKTLVKRVLSNLIQNAITHAPTPIALRLGARREGAGILFTVHDTGPGIPAEYQETIFQQFAQIAVPNAPRVRSSGLGLAFCRVAVESHAGRIWVKSVEGEGSGFHVWLPVGIGA; from the coding sequence ATGCCGATGCGCGGGGCGGCCGCGGGCCAGCCCCGCATCCTCGTCGCTGACGACGTCGAGGCCAACGTCGAGCTCCTGCGCGACCAGCTGGCCCCGCTGGGCTGCGAGATCCTGCAGGCAGGTGACGGCCCTGCGGCCGTCGAGCTGGCGACGCGCGAACGGCCGGACCTCTGCATCCTCGACGTCTCGATGCCGGCCGGCGATCTCGGCGTCGATGCGCGGGAGACGGGCTTCGAGGTCTGCCGCCGGCTCAAGCGCGACCCGCGCACGGCGCGCATCCCCGTGATCTTTGTCTCGGCCCTCAACGACGCGTCCGATCGCATCAAGGCCATCGAGTCCGGTGGCGACGACTTCCTCGTCAAGCCGCACAATCGCCACGTGCTCGGCGCACGCGTGCGCTCGCTGTTGCAGCTCAAGGGTGCCACGGATGCGTTGGAGGAGTCGCTGCGTCGGTTACGCGAGATGCAGAAGGCCCGCGACGACATCACGCGCATGGTGGTGCACGACCTCAAGACACCGCTGACCTCGATGCTCGCCACGCTGGAGATGCTGCGCGATGGCGACTTCGGTGCCGTGGAGGAACGGGTGGGGCGCGCCCTCAGCGACGTGGAGGGCAAGGGGGAGGATCTGCTCGCGCTGATCCAGGACCTGCTCGACGTCTCGCGCGTGGACGAACAGCCGCTGGCCCTGCACCCGGAACCCATCGCCCCGGCGGCACTGGTGGCGGAGCTGATGTTCGACTGGTCACTGCGCTTTCGGCAGGAGCAGACCGAGGCGGCCACGGAGGTCGCCGACGACGCGCCGGTGTTCCACGCCGACAAGACGCTCGTGAAGCGCGTGTTGTCGAACCTCATCCAGAACGCCATTACGCACGCGCCCACGCCCATCGCGTTGCGGCTCGGCGCGCGTCGCGAAGGGGCGGGCATCCTGTTCACCGTGCACGACACGGGCCCGGGGATTCCCGCCGAGTATCAGGAGACAATCTTCCAGCAGTTCGCGCAGATCGCCGTGCCGAATGCGCCGCGGGTCCGCTCCAGCGGGCTCGGCCTGGCCTTCTGCCGCGTGGCAGTCGAATCGCACGCCGGACGGATCTGGGTCAAGAGCGTCGAGGGCGAGGGCAGCGGATTCCACGTCTGGCTGCCGGTGGGCATCGGCGCCTGA